The Crocosphaera subtropica ATCC 51142 genome includes a window with the following:
- a CDS encoding type II toxin-antitoxin system VapC family toxin, giving the protein MVYILIDTNILIDVANEDLTAITRLVDEAKKAVLSVSIITVVELIVGCRNKSELQKLNHFLSQFHYLTLNQEISDLGIQLMQEYYLSHGLMIPDSLIAATAIDYNIALLSKNQRDYCFIPSLNLLHYP; this is encoded by the coding sequence ATGGTTTATATTTTGATAGATACAAATATTTTAATTGATGTCGCTAATGAAGATTTAACGGCAATTACCCGTTTAGTTGATGAGGCAAAAAAGGCAGTTTTATCAGTTTCTATTATTACTGTAGTGGAGTTAATCGTTGGGTGTCGTAATAAGTCTGAGTTACAAAAGTTAAATCATTTTTTAAGTCAATTTCATTACTTAACCCTGAATCAAGAAATTTCCGATTTAGGAATTCAATTAATGCAAGAATATTATTTAAGTCATGGTTTAATGATTCCTGATTCTTTAATTGCAGCAACAGCGATAGATTATAATATTGCTTTACTTAGTAAGAATCAGCGAGATTATTGTTTTATTCCCTCTCTAAATTTACTACATTATCCTTAA
- a CDS encoding S8 family peptidase: MTYSSLNRPIQTTGRYIIVLPEEDLSSGISAITNSTGVRESDMSVLSNLGIAVVTLDPDRLQSLSSAVAGSEPVLSVEPEQIMYALSGNRISESTAHYLQGYKDAITHLVDNLTAETVTSPQKVTAAAFSDGVATWGLQATNVINSKYSGAGIKVAVLDTGLDLKHPDFVGRAITSESFIKGEAVQDLNGHGTHCIGTACGPFNPPAPASPMRYGIAYNAEIFAGKVLSNQGSGPDGGILEGISWAIANNCDIISMSLGARTFPGDPFPRSYERIAQRALRRGTLIIAATGNESSRPGFISPVGRPANCPSIMGVAAVHPDLGVSFYSNGAINPNGGEVNIAGPGGNAGQPPLPEIYSTYSTDTIPQMTPFGIDPNPPSRYKAISGTSMATPHVAGIAALYAESTGKRGMDLWNVLIANAKTLPLPVTDVGVGLVQAPI, encoded by the coding sequence ATGACTTATAGTTCCTTGAATAGACCCATACAAACAACAGGTCGTTATATTATCGTACTACCCGAAGAAGATTTAAGTTCAGGCATATCAGCCATTACCAACTCCACAGGGGTGAGAGAGTCTGATATGTCAGTATTAAGTAATTTAGGGATTGCAGTGGTTACTCTCGATCCCGATCGCCTACAGTCCCTTAGTTCAGCCGTGGCTGGTTCAGAACCTGTCTTATCTGTTGAACCAGAACAGATTATGTATGCCCTTAGTGGTAATAGAATCAGTGAAAGTACCGCTCACTATCTTCAAGGGTATAAAGATGCTATTACCCATCTGGTAGACAATTTAACCGCTGAAACGGTGACATCCCCACAAAAAGTAACGGCCGCTGCTTTTTCTGATGGTGTTGCCACTTGGGGACTACAAGCCACTAATGTCATCAATAGTAAATATAGCGGTGCTGGCATTAAGGTAGCTGTACTTGATACAGGTTTAGATTTAAAACACCCAGATTTTGTGGGTCGTGCCATTACCAGCGAATCTTTTATTAAAGGGGAAGCGGTTCAAGATTTGAATGGTCATGGGACTCACTGTATTGGAACCGCTTGTGGTCCGTTCAATCCACCCGCTCCAGCTTCTCCCATGCGTTATGGTATTGCTTATAATGCAGAAATTTTTGCAGGAAAAGTATTGAGTAATCAGGGATCTGGACCTGATGGCGGTATTTTAGAGGGGATTAGTTGGGCAATTGCCAACAACTGTGACATTATCTCTATGTCGTTAGGTGCGAGAACCTTCCCTGGTGATCCCTTCCCCCGATCTTACGAAAGAATTGCTCAACGGGCTTTGAGACGAGGCACGTTAATTATTGCTGCTACTGGAAATGAGAGTAGCAGACCCGGTTTTATTAGTCCTGTTGGTCGTCCTGCTAACTGCCCTTCAATTATGGGAGTGGCTGCTGTACATCCTGACTTGGGAGTGTCTTTTTACTCCAATGGGGCGATTAATCCGAATGGGGGAGAAGTTAATATTGCAGGACCTGGGGGTAATGCAGGCCAACCCCCTTTGCCTGAAATTTATTCTACCTATTCAACGGATACCATTCCACAAATGACACCATTTGGTATTGATCCCAATCCACCCTCAAGATACAAAGCCATTAGTGGAACCAGTATGGCCACCCCCCATGTAGCAGGAATTGCTGCCTTATACGCTGAGTCCACTGGAAAACGAGGCATGGATCTTTGGAATGTACTGATAGCTAATGCGAAAACATTACCTCTGCCTGTTACTGATGTGGGAGTCGGTCTAGTTCAAGCACCTATTTAA
- a CDS encoding alpha/beta hydrolase produces the protein MKFLKLLSPFVFNVVGGLSPILLSLVVGVSPTLSAENVVLKAGLLHHTIPVEDLQKLVESKEIPHSLKAYNFLLTSEVKQILSQNFNIEPLIAEQFLNDLLKSDDGNRLLKQISQALPDSNASELKEALKLLLKQTNHLSIVNFLRVYPQETVTIDVSKVAMLGLKMNGSFLHSRLINSQLDEGFKDSSNTEILPKFDPTASGEQTVSIETTVLYDRSRDRYIPLDIYTAKKTHGPLVIMSHGFASDRRFLRYLARHLASYGITVVSVEHPGSDINALIKTATGIKLSQILPSAEFIDRPQDISFVLNQLTLINKKYPQFKGKFNTKKVSMIGHSFGGYTALALGGASLDLKTLRRFCQETSPLGRSPADWLQCAAGELPYPQRTFKDNRIKQIMVFNPIIGELFGDNLSQIKVPTLMLSASDDGITPTIAHQLKPFKQLSGEKYIVMAMGGTHMSISDMNSINSAMGQSTLVREVMGINAEPVRQLVRGVSLAFIHQLTPKKSEYEMFLTPTYIESLSEKNLNFRLGKKLPMSVQTWINITNIETPKVSLSSIKSKFAPLQNIQHYFVNARQLFLQPQYSTEKLNDLFTGLLHTHDDKLDKWS, from the coding sequence ATGAAATTTTTGAAACTACTTTCGCCTTTTGTTTTCAACGTAGTCGGGGGTTTGTCCCCCATTTTATTATCTTTAGTTGTTGGTGTATCTCCTACCTTGTCTGCCGAAAATGTTGTCTTAAAAGCAGGATTATTACATCATACAATTCCCGTTGAAGACTTACAGAAATTAGTAGAAAGCAAAGAAATCCCTCATAGCTTAAAGGCTTATAATTTTTTATTAACCAGTGAAGTTAAGCAAATTTTATCTCAAAATTTTAACATCGAACCTTTAATTGCAGAACAATTTTTAAACGATCTTTTAAAAAGCGATGATGGCAACAGATTATTAAAACAAATTAGTCAAGCTTTACCTGATAGTAATGCCTCTGAACTAAAAGAAGCCTTGAAATTACTGTTAAAACAAACTAATCATCTCAGTATTGTTAATTTTTTACGAGTTTATCCCCAAGAAACTGTGACAATTGATGTATCAAAAGTAGCCATGTTAGGGTTAAAAATGAATGGTTCTTTTTTGCATAGTCGCTTGATTAATTCTCAATTAGATGAAGGTTTCAAAGATTCATCTAACACAGAAATTTTACCAAAATTTGATCCCACAGCATCAGGAGAACAAACCGTATCGATAGAAACCACTGTTCTTTATGATCGTAGTCGAGATCGTTATATTCCTCTCGATATTTATACAGCTAAAAAAACTCATGGGCCTCTGGTAATTATGTCTCATGGGTTTGCCTCAGATCGTCGATTTCTGCGCTATTTAGCCAGACATTTAGCTTCTTATGGCATTACGGTGGTTTCTGTAGAACATCCTGGAAGTGATATTAACGCCCTAATTAAAACAGCAACAGGAATAAAATTGAGTCAAATTTTGCCATCAGCAGAATTTATCGACCGTCCTCAAGATATTAGCTTTGTCTTAAATCAATTAACCCTTATTAATAAAAAATACCCACAATTTAAAGGGAAATTTAATACTAAAAAAGTCAGTATGATTGGTCATTCGTTCGGGGGTTATACGGCCTTAGCGTTAGGAGGTGCATCCTTAGATTTGAAAACCTTACGGCGTTTTTGTCAAGAAACATCTCCTTTAGGGCGATCGCCGGCGGATTGGTTGCAATGTGCAGCAGGAGAATTGCCCTATCCCCAACGAACGTTTAAAGATAATCGCATCAAACAAATCATGGTTTTTAATCCCATTATTGGTGAATTATTTGGGGATAATTTATCTCAAATTAAAGTTCCGACCCTGATGTTATCTGCTTCAGATGATGGGATCACCCCCACCATTGCCCATCAATTAAAACCCTTTAAACAACTATCTGGCGAAAAATATATTGTTATGGCCATGGGAGGAACTCACATGAGTATTAGTGATATGAATAGTATCAATAGTGCCATGGGACAGAGTACCCTAGTCAGGGAAGTTATGGGAATCAACGCCGAACCGGTTCGTCAGTTAGTACGAGGGGTTAGTTTAGCCTTTATTCACCAGTTAACCCCTAAAAAATCCGAGTACGAAATGTTTTTAACGCCAACTTATATTGAGTCTTTATCGGAGAAAAATTTGAATTTTCGCCTAGGGAAAAAACTACCAATGAGTGTGCAAACTTGGATTAATATTACGAATATAGAAACACCGAAAGTGAGTTTATCTTCTATTAAATCGAAATTTGCTCCCTTACAAAATATTCAACATTATTTTGTCAATGCACGACAGCTTTTTTTACAACCTCAATATAGCACTGAAAAACTGAATGATTTATTTACAGGGTTACTTCACACCCACGATGATAAGTTAGATAAATGGAGTTGA
- a CDS encoding DUF433 domain-containing protein translates to MNICHGKPSIRGLRYPVEFILELLSSGMSIEDISGDYDDLERDDILAALLFTTRLTQIKSIHQISP, encoded by the coding sequence TTGAATATTTGTCACGGTAAACCTTCCATTAGAGGGTTGCGTTATCCAGTTGAATTTATTCTAGAATTACTGAGTTCTGGCATGAGTATAGAGGATATATCAGGGGACTACGATGACTTAGAACGAGATGATATTCTAGCTGCGTTGCTGTTTACCACTCGGTTAACTCAAATCAAAAGCATCCACCAAATTTCACCATGA
- the proB gene encoding glutamate 5-kinase: MNHSQTIVIKIGTSSLAQPETGKLALSTIAALVETLTELRQLGYDVVLVSSGAVGVGCSRLKLTERPKKIATKQAIAAVGQGRLIRVYDDLFTALNQPIAQILLTRRELMERSCYVNAKNTFDALFELGVIPIVNENDTVAIEELKFGDNDTLSALVASLINANWLFILTDVDRLYSADPRTFPDAKPIKVVNSLQLDQLQVKAGNKGSQWGTGGMSTKLTAARLATSVGVTTVITHGKKPENLLKIINGEDIGTKFEAQLKNDNARKRWIAYGLLPRGKLYLDKGAVKAISQKGKSLLAAGILKVEGSFDSADAVQLCDETGQEIARGIVNYNQEEINKIKGNHSNQIPELLGYDGGGTIVHRDNLVINGTFKN, encoded by the coding sequence ATGAACCACTCCCAGACTATCGTTATTAAAATTGGTACCTCTAGTCTTGCTCAACCAGAGACAGGAAAATTAGCTTTATCAACTATTGCTGCTCTTGTGGAAACTTTAACAGAATTACGACAATTAGGCTACGATGTTGTTTTAGTTTCATCTGGTGCAGTGGGAGTGGGTTGTAGTCGTTTAAAGTTAACAGAAAGACCCAAAAAAATAGCCACCAAACAAGCGATTGCCGCCGTAGGACAAGGCCGATTAATTCGGGTTTATGATGACCTTTTTACCGCTTTAAATCAACCCATTGCTCAAATTTTGTTAACTCGTAGAGAATTAATGGAACGGAGTTGTTATGTCAATGCTAAAAATACCTTTGATGCGCTGTTTGAATTAGGGGTTATTCCTATTGTTAATGAAAACGATACGGTGGCTATTGAAGAGTTAAAATTTGGAGATAATGATACCCTTTCTGCTTTAGTCGCTAGTTTAATTAATGCCAATTGGTTGTTTATTTTAACGGATGTTGATCGACTTTATTCAGCTGATCCTCGCACTTTTCCTGATGCTAAACCTATCAAAGTTGTTAACAGTTTACAATTAGACCAATTACAAGTTAAAGCAGGGAATAAAGGATCTCAATGGGGAACAGGAGGAATGTCAACCAAACTCACAGCAGCAAGACTGGCTACATCTGTAGGGGTGACCACGGTTATCACCCACGGAAAAAAACCAGAAAACTTATTAAAAATAATTAATGGAGAAGATATTGGCACCAAATTTGAGGCACAATTAAAGAATGATAATGCTCGAAAACGTTGGATCGCCTATGGTTTATTACCTAGAGGAAAATTGTATCTCGATAAGGGTGCAGTTAAAGCGATTTCTCAAAAAGGAAAGTCTTTGTTAGCAGCAGGAATTCTTAAAGTCGAAGGCAGTTTTGATTCAGCAGATGCAGTTCAATTGTGTGATGAAACTGGTCAAGAAATTGCTAGAGGTATTGTTAATTATAATCAAGAAGAGATTAATAAAATAAAAGGAAATCACTCCAATCAAATTCCAGAATTATTAGGGTATGATGGAGGAGGGACTATTGTACATCGAGATAATTTAGTTATTAATGGAACTTTTAAAAATTAA
- a CDS encoding restriction endonuclease — translation MNGYTCFAVECIYSFFNLTHEERKQLLPSGKQAIFDNRVGWAKTYFKKADLLESTKWGYFKITQKGKKVLNDNSIQEIDAKFLKQFPEFIDFTNNTKKQHNHLLSSESDQQLEEIEDNETPQEQLGKIYLKIREELKKELLENIKQYSPNFFEKLVIDLLIAMGYGGSRKEAGEAVGQVNDGGIDGIIKEDRLGLDIIYIQAKRWENTVGRPEIQKFAGALLGKQAKQGIFITTSNFSKEAIEYITMIDSEIILIDGERLSALLIDYNVGVSLVESYAIKKIDNDYFTE, via the coding sequence TTGAATGGATACACTTGTTTTGCAGTTGAGTGTATCTATTCTTTTTTTAATCTAACTCATGAAGAAAGAAAACAGTTATTACCCAGTGGGAAACAAGCTATTTTTGATAATAGGGTTGGGTGGGCAAAAACTTATTTTAAAAAAGCCGATTTATTAGAGAGTACGAAATGGGGATATTTTAAAATAACCCAAAAAGGGAAAAAAGTCCTAAACGATAATAGTATTCAAGAAATTGATGCTAAATTTTTGAAGCAGTTTCCTGAATTTATTGATTTTACCAATAATACAAAAAAGCAACATAATCATTTATTGTCTTCTGAGTCTGATCAGCAGTTAGAAGAAATAGAAGACAACGAAACACCACAGGAACAATTAGGAAAAATTTATCTGAAAATTAGAGAAGAACTTAAAAAAGAACTATTAGAAAACATTAAACAATATTCTCCTAATTTTTTTGAAAAATTAGTTATTGATTTATTAATTGCTATGGGATACGGAGGATCAAGAAAAGAAGCAGGTGAAGCAGTAGGACAAGTTAACGATGGGGGCATTGATGGTATTATCAAAGAGGATAGGTTAGGATTAGATATTATCTATATTCAAGCTAAACGTTGGGAGAATACTGTTGGTAGGCCAGAAATACAAAAATTTGCCGGGGCATTATTAGGAAAACAAGCTAAACAGGGCATATTTATTACTACTTCTAATTTTAGTAAAGAAGCGATAGAATATATTACCATGATCGATAGTGAAATTATTTTAATTGATGGGGAAAGACTGAGTGCATTATTAATTGATTATAACGTAGGGGTTTCTTTGGTTGAATCTTATGCTATCAAAAAAATAGATAACGACTATTTTACAGAATAA
- the petE gene encoding plastocyanin, giving the protein MSKKLGLLVATVALVISSFFIAVSPAAAATVEVKMGSDSGMLAFQPEKIEISPGDTVKWVNNKLAPHNVVFEGADDHNHKSLVFSPGESFEETFNEPGEYTYYCEPHRGAGMVGKVIVK; this is encoded by the coding sequence ATGTCTAAGAAACTAGGTTTACTCGTTGCTACTGTTGCTCTTGTTATCTCCAGCTTCTTCATTGCTGTTAGCCCCGCCGCAGCAGCCACCGTTGAAGTTAAAATGGGTTCTGACTCTGGGATGTTGGCCTTTCAACCCGAAAAAATAGAAATTAGCCCAGGAGACACCGTTAAATGGGTTAATAACAAGTTAGCTCCCCATAACGTTGTTTTTGAAGGAGCTGATGACCATAACCACAAATCACTTGTTTTCTCTCCTGGAGAAAGTTTTGAGGAAACCTTCAACGAGCCTGGAGAATATACTTACTACTGCGAACCCCACCGTGGTGCTGGCATGGTTGGTAAGGTAATTGTCAAGTAA
- the vapC gene encoding type II toxin-antitoxin system tRNA(fMet)-specific endonuclease VapC: MLDTNICIYIIKKRPSTVLTRFQTISSENLYISVMTVAELQYGVDKSNAKRKNQEILDDFISRLQVLPWEETAVQYYSKIRNYLEAKGTFIGNMDMLIAAHCQSKNYILVTNNIREFERIPDLKVENWI, encoded by the coding sequence ATGTTAGATACGAATATTTGTATCTATATCATTAAAAAGCGTCCATCTACAGTATTAACTCGTTTTCAAACTATTTCATCTGAAAACTTGTATATTTCTGTGATGACTGTAGCTGAATTACAATACGGTGTAGATAAATCGAATGCTAAAAGGAAGAATCAAGAGATTTTAGATGATTTTATCTCACGCTTACAAGTTTTACCTTGGGAAGAAACAGCAGTACAATACTATAGCAAAATTCGTAATTATTTAGAAGCAAAAGGGACTTTTATTGGTAATATGGATATGTTGATTGCAGCACATTGTCAAAGTAAAAACTATATCTTAGTTACTAATAATATTCGAGAATTTGAAAGAATTCCTGATCTAAAAGTAGAAAACTGGATTTAG
- the petJ gene encoding cytochrome c6 PetJ: MKRLLSLILLLFAFFCFSFVSPALAGDAAAGKGIFTANCASCHMGGGNVVAGASKGLTKDALENNKMLSEEAIIAQVTKGKAAMPAFLGRLTDTQIEDVAAYVLSQAEAGW, translated from the coding sequence ATGAAAAGATTATTGTCCCTTATTTTGCTTCTTTTTGCCTTTTTTTGTTTCAGTTTTGTGTCCCCTGCCTTAGCTGGTGATGCTGCTGCAGGTAAAGGCATTTTCACCGCTAACTGCGCCTCTTGTCATATGGGAGGCGGTAATGTGGTAGCTGGAGCGAGTAAAGGCTTAACCAAAGATGCTTTAGAGAACAATAAAATGTTGAGTGAAGAAGCCATCATTGCTCAGGTGACTAAGGGGAAAGCTGCAATGCCGGCTTTTTTGGGACGTTTAACAGACACACAAATTGAAGATGTGGCAGCTTATGTCTTAAGTCAAGCAGAAGCGGGATGGTAA
- a CDS encoding glucokinase → MTVLLAGDIGGTKTILRLVNSEQPKNGENLPQQTTLYEKSYPSQNYDDLVPIVQEFLKEAKQELEQEITIKNGCFGIAGPVVNNTSELTNLSWSLTGDRLEKQLSLERVNLINDFAAIGYGILGLEKDDLYILQDMEPKPNTPMAVLGAGTGLGECFLTPLESGIYEVFSSEGSHGDFAPRNELEFELLTYIQDNYNLPRVSIERIVSGMGISAIYQFLRHKYPEKESEKFKEIYQAWESKQKVDLSAEVSKAAMENNDALCQQTMELFISAYGAEAGNLALKILPYGGLYVAGGIAAKILPLLKKGSFIEAFKAKGRMSSLLAQMPVYVILNPKVGLIGAALRAAR, encoded by the coding sequence ATGACTGTATTACTCGCTGGCGATATTGGAGGAACTAAAACAATTTTACGTTTAGTTAATTCGGAACAGCCTAAAAATGGAGAAAATTTACCTCAACAAACTACCTTGTATGAAAAATCTTATCCCAGTCAAAACTATGATGATTTAGTTCCTATTGTTCAAGAATTTTTAAAAGAAGCTAAACAAGAATTAGAACAAGAAATTACCATCAAAAATGGCTGTTTTGGTATTGCTGGACCAGTGGTTAATAATACCTCAGAATTAACCAATTTAAGTTGGTCATTAACTGGCGATCGCTTAGAAAAACAGTTATCTTTAGAAAGAGTGAATCTGATTAATGATTTTGCTGCTATTGGTTACGGTATTTTGGGGTTAGAAAAAGATGATTTATACATCTTACAAGATATGGAACCCAAACCTAATACGCCGATGGCAGTTTTAGGTGCCGGAACGGGGTTAGGAGAATGTTTTTTGACCCCTTTAGAAAGTGGTATTTATGAGGTATTTTCTTCAGAAGGATCTCATGGAGACTTTGCGCCACGAAATGAACTAGAATTTGAATTATTAACTTATATTCAAGATAACTATAATTTACCTAGAGTGTCCATAGAAAGGATTGTTTCTGGTATGGGAATTAGTGCGATATATCAATTCTTACGTCATAAATATCCTGAAAAAGAATCAGAAAAATTCAAAGAAATTTATCAAGCTTGGGAAAGTAAACAAAAGGTGGATTTAAGTGCAGAAGTGTCTAAAGCAGCGATGGAAAATAATGATGCTTTATGTCAACAAACAATGGAACTATTTATTTCAGCTTACGGCGCAGAAGCTGGAAATTTAGCTTTAAAAATATTACCCTACGGAGGTTTATATGTAGCAGGAGGAATTGCTGCTAAAATATTACCTTTATTGAAAAAAGGATCTTTCATAGAAGCTTTTAAGGCTAAAGGACGTATGAGTTCACTGTTAGCTCAAATGCCTGTTTATGTTATTTTAAATCCTAAAGTTGGTTTAATTGGGGCTGCGTTAAGGGCTGCTAGATAA
- a CDS encoding tetratricopeptide repeat protein, with the protein MIKLKKIYMILLIGSVISVANITLNLTESLSQETPNTTEENVSEESEETPSLTAVQWYNKGVDEIDAGNYQAAIEAFTESIKLDETDADAYYNRGYSYLVLEQFEEAINDYNKAIELNAEFAYAYGNRCYAYYQLKNYEQSIKDCSQAIELEANYADFYIYLGNAKDDLKMHQAAILAYNQAIAINENNPKAYYNRALAYNRLGQSLQAVEDYTKAIQFNPNFADAYHNRGVTRFKLKEIEKAIADLEKAAELFNAQGNTDNAQHAMNTLEQLQTEESL; encoded by the coding sequence ATGATTAAACTCAAAAAAATATATATGATTTTACTTATCGGCAGTGTTATTTCTGTTGCCAATATAACGCTAAATTTAACGGAAAGTTTGAGTCAAGAAACCCCAAACACTACCGAAGAGAATGTTTCAGAAGAGTCAGAAGAAACCCCATCGTTGACGGCAGTACAATGGTATAACAAAGGAGTTGATGAAATCGACGCAGGAAACTATCAAGCAGCCATAGAAGCGTTTACTGAGTCTATTAAACTGGATGAAACCGATGCAGATGCCTATTATAATCGGGGCTATTCTTACTTAGTTTTAGAGCAATTTGAAGAAGCCATTAATGATTATAATAAAGCGATTGAATTAAATGCTGAATTTGCCTATGCTTATGGTAATCGCTGTTACGCTTATTATCAACTAAAAAATTATGAACAGTCTATTAAAGATTGTTCTCAAGCTATCGAATTAGAAGCAAATTATGCAGACTTTTATATTTATCTCGGCAATGCAAAAGATGATTTAAAAATGCACCAAGCAGCCATATTAGCCTACAATCAGGCCATTGCTATCAATGAAAATAATCCTAAAGCATATTATAATCGTGCCTTAGCTTATAATCGTTTAGGACAGTCCCTGCAAGCAGTAGAAGACTATACCAAAGCCATTCAATTCAATCCCAATTTTGCTGATGCTTATCATAACCGAGGGGTGACTCGATTTAAACTAAAAGAAATAGAAAAAGCGATCGCAGATTTAGAAAAAGCAGCCGAATTATTCAATGCTCAAGGGAACACAGATAACGCCCAACACGCTATGAATACGTTGGAGCAACTACAAACAGAAGAATCCCTTTAA
- a CDS encoding ComF family protein — MLKNIVSIFLQESCPLCERATSEEICNYCQKQLKSCQFKKPHKFWQGDLPVFVWGTYDGKLKQAIAALKYDKHPKIGELLGVWLADTWLNYALIHPKLSPLMIPIPLHKTKEKIRGFNQSEVIARGFCQVTKYPLNTNGLIRVRQTKAMFGLTVKEKEENIKEAFQLGKSLQHTTLSRPVLLMDDIYTTGTTIKEATRILQNQGIKVLGVVAVCTPRHL; from the coding sequence ATGTTAAAGAATATTGTATCTATTTTTCTACAAGAAAGTTGCCCTCTATGTGAAAGAGCAACCTCTGAAGAAATTTGTAATTATTGTCAGAAACAATTAAAAAGTTGTCAATTTAAAAAGCCTCATAAATTCTGGCAAGGAGACTTACCTGTATTTGTTTGGGGAACATACGACGGAAAATTAAAACAAGCGATCGCAGCTTTAAAATACGATAAACATCCCAAAATAGGTGAACTTTTGGGGGTTTGGTTAGCAGACACTTGGCTAAACTATGCTTTAATTCATCCTAAACTATCCCCGTTAATGATTCCTATTCCTCTTCATAAAACCAAAGAAAAAATCCGAGGATTTAATCAATCAGAAGTCATAGCGAGAGGATTTTGTCAAGTCACAAAATACCCGTTAAACACCAATGGTTTAATTAGAGTTCGTCAAACAAAAGCTATGTTTGGTTTAACCGTTAAAGAAAAAGAAGAAAATATTAAAGAAGCATTTCAATTAGGAAAATCCTTACAACATACAACCTTATCTAGACCCGTTTTATTAATGGATGATATTTATACCACAGGAACAACCATTAAAGAAGCCACTAGAATTTTACAAAATCAAGGGATAAAAGTATTAGGGGTGGTTGCCGTCTGCACTCCACGTCATTTATAA
- a CDS encoding bifunctional 4-hydroxy-2-oxoglutarate aldolase/2-dehydro-3-deoxy-phosphogluconate aldolase, with product MVIVDSALKPSQSWQKLLQQHRAIAVIRTDSIEEGINMAKAVAAGGMKIVEITWNSHQPANIIQQLKQDLPECIIGTGTILTLEDLEKAIAAGIQFCFTPHVHQTLMKTAIDHHIPIIPGALSPTEIITAWQGGASCVKVFPVQAIGGIAYIKGLQGPLGSIPLIPTGGVTLDNAAYFIEAGAIAVGLSSQLFPHHALKHQEWNLITQQAELLMKRLSAFRQ from the coding sequence TTGGTGATAGTAGATTCTGCATTGAAACCCTCACAGTCTTGGCAAAAATTATTACAACAACATCGTGCGATTGCTGTTATTCGCACTGATAGTATAGAAGAAGGGATTAACATGGCTAAAGCAGTAGCAGCCGGGGGCATGAAAATTGTTGAAATTACTTGGAATAGTCACCAACCTGCTAACATTATTCAACAATTAAAACAAGATTTACCTGAATGTATTATTGGCACCGGCACCATTTTAACCCTAGAAGACTTAGAAAAAGCGATCGCTGCTGGTATTCAATTCTGTTTTACCCCCCATGTTCATCAAACCCTGATGAAAACAGCCATTGATCACCATATTCCTATCATTCCTGGTGCTTTATCCCCCACAGAAATTATCACCGCTTGGCAAGGGGGAGCCAGTTGTGTTAAAGTTTTTCCAGTACAGGCCATTGGCGGTATTGCCTATATAAAAGGGTTACAAGGTCCTTTAGGGTCAATTCCTCTCATCCCCACAGGAGGGGTAACTCTAGATAATGCAGCCTATTTTATCGAAGCAGGGGCGATCGCAGTTGGCTTATCGAGTCAATTATTTCCTCATCATGCTTTAAAACATCAAGAGTGGAATCTCATTACACAACAGGCTGAACTGTTGATGAAACGTTTATCAGCCTTTAGGCAATAA